A single region of the Chryseobacterium sp. 6424 genome encodes:
- a CDS encoding FtsK/SpoIIIE family DNA translocase: MEKNTKNASVKALAQSKTLSKPRIFFGILFLVVSVVLTFSFISYLMNWQADQSQAGTMLDKSVQSSNIFGKVGDWLGNMFIFESIGVAGFVVAFLFFVCAMIIMKKNYFKPWKTIGHSLFFICWLPIFMGAITQGQGVLSGVYGFQIMDFLNAVIGTAGLWLVLFVSIALYFILEFNLNPNNVKNKLSDLNDNTIGRVKSLMPKSAENFEADEELEAIVEEARHENPEAMPEPKIIPPTEVAVKGFPPVEISTEIEPIKTPNETSFEDNPSKITVTEDAGITLNLKPEPVLPNTQDEFDFKVEVAQTADDYDDSDDKSQQLVQKHGLYDHKLDLATFQMPPVELLKDYGNTEIAINRDELEENKNKIVGLLKNFNVGIAEIKATVGPTVTLYEIVPEAGIRVASIKKLQDDIALNLSALGIRIIAPMPGKGTIGIEVPRKNPSMVSMRSVIASQKFQNTDMDLPVVFGKTISNEIFMADLAKMPHLLMAGATGQGKSVGINAILTSLLYKKHPSELKFVMVDPKKVELSLYSKIERHYLAKLPDGDDAIITDTHKVINTLNSLCVEMDQRYDLLKNAFCKNLKEYNKKFSERKLNPENGHRYLPYIVLVVDEFADLIMTAGKEVELPIARLAQLARAVGIHLIVATQRPSVNVITGMIKANFPARAAFRVISSVDSRTILDSPGADQLIGKGDMLYFNGNEILRLQCAFVDTPEVEKIAEFIGAQKGYASAFMLPEYSGDDNTSSTAAFDPNEKDALFEEAARIIVSTQQGSTSMLQRQLKLGYNRAGRIIDQLEACGIVGSFNGAKAREVMIGDLHSLEQFLEEMRK, encoded by the coding sequence ATGGAAAAAAACACAAAAAACGCTTCTGTAAAAGCACTTGCGCAAAGCAAAACCCTATCTAAACCACGGATATTTTTTGGGATACTCTTCTTGGTGGTTTCGGTGGTGCTCACCTTTTCATTTATTTCGTACCTCATGAACTGGCAGGCAGATCAAAGCCAGGCCGGTACCATGCTCGATAAGTCGGTACAATCCTCGAATATTTTTGGTAAGGTGGGCGACTGGCTGGGTAATATGTTTATTTTCGAAAGTATAGGGGTGGCAGGTTTTGTAGTGGCATTCCTGTTTTTCGTGTGTGCCATGATCATCATGAAGAAAAACTACTTCAAACCATGGAAGACCATTGGCCATTCTTTGTTTTTTATTTGTTGGCTGCCGATTTTTATGGGCGCAATCACCCAAGGACAAGGCGTACTGAGTGGTGTTTACGGCTTCCAGATTATGGATTTCCTTAATGCGGTAATTGGCACGGCCGGTCTGTGGTTGGTACTTTTCGTAAGTATTGCGCTGTATTTCATATTAGAATTTAATCTGAATCCTAATAACGTAAAAAACAAACTAAGTGACCTGAATGACAATACCATCGGTCGCGTAAAATCTTTGATGCCCAAATCTGCCGAAAACTTCGAGGCAGATGAAGAACTGGAAGCTATCGTAGAAGAAGCACGACATGAAAATCCGGAGGCGATGCCCGAGCCTAAAATAATACCACCCACCGAAGTTGCGGTAAAAGGATTTCCGCCAGTGGAAATATCTACGGAAATCGAGCCGATAAAAACGCCAAATGAAACTTCTTTTGAGGACAATCCGTCTAAGATTACAGTTACCGAAGATGCCGGCATCACTCTGAACCTAAAACCTGAACCTGTTTTACCCAATACACAGGATGAATTTGATTTTAAGGTAGAAGTCGCCCAAACTGCGGATGATTACGATGACAGCGATGATAAGTCGCAACAACTGGTACAAAAACACGGCCTGTACGATCACAAACTAGACCTGGCGACCTTCCAGATGCCGCCTGTTGAATTGCTGAAAGATTATGGTAACACCGAAATCGCCATCAACCGTGATGAACTCGAGGAAAATAAGAACAAAATCGTTGGCTTACTTAAAAACTTTAATGTAGGTATCGCTGAAATCAAAGCGACCGTGGGTCCTACGGTTACTCTTTATGAAATTGTTCCCGAAGCCGGAATCCGCGTGGCATCCATTAAAAAACTTCAGGATGACATTGCGCTGAACCTTTCGGCTTTAGGCATTAGAATTATCGCGCCGATGCCCGGAAAAGGCACCATCGGTATTGAAGTCCCGCGGAAAAATCCTTCGATGGTTTCTATGCGGAGTGTTATCGCCTCGCAGAAATTCCAGAATACGGACATGGATCTGCCGGTGGTTTTCGGAAAAACGATTTCTAATGAAATCTTCATGGCCGACCTCGCCAAAATGCCGCATTTGCTGATGGCCGGGGCTACCGGACAGGGAAAATCTGTCGGTATCAACGCAATCCTGACTTCCCTACTCTACAAGAAACATCCGAGCGAACTGAAATTCGTGATGGTAGATCCGAAGAAAGTGGAACTTTCACTGTATTCAAAAATCGAAAGACATTATCTGGCTAAACTGCCGGATGGCGATGACGCAATCATCACCGACACGCATAAAGTAATCAACACCTTGAATTCACTTTGTGTAGAAATGGATCAGCGGTATGATTTGCTTAAAAATGCCTTCTGCAAAAACTTAAAGGAATACAATAAAAAATTCAGTGAAAGAAAACTGAATCCTGAAAACGGCCACCGCTACCTGCCTTATATTGTTTTGGTTGTGGATGAATTTGCGGATTTGATTATGACCGCGGGTAAAGAAGTCGAATTGCCAATCGCCAGACTTGCGCAACTTGCGAGAGCTGTCGGAATTCACTTAATTGTAGCCACACAGCGCCCTTCGGTGAACGTAATTACTGGTATGATTAAAGCCAACTTCCCAGCCAGAGCGGCGTTCCGTGTGATTTCGAGCGTAGATTCACGTACGATCCTTGATTCTCCCGGGGCAGACCAACTGATTGGTAAAGGCGACATGCTTTATTTTAATGGAAACGAGATTCTGCGCCTTCAATGCGCATTCGTGGACACACCGGAAGTGGAGAAAATTGCGGAATTCATAGGAGCCCAAAAAGGTTATGCGTCGGCATTTATGCTGCCAGAATACTCAGGTGACGATAATACCAGCAGCACGGCGGCCTTCGATCCTAATGAAAAAGACGCTCTCTTCGAAGAAGCGGCCAGAATCATTGTATCTACCCAGCAAGGCTCCACCTCAATGCTTCAGCGTCAACTGAAACTTGGGTACAACCGTGCCGGCCGCATCATAGACCAGCTGGAGGCTTGTGGCATCGTAGGCAGCTTCAATGGGGCAAAAGCACGAGAAGTGATGATTGGCGACCTTCATTCATTGGAACAGTTTTTGGAAGAAATGCGCAAATAA
- a CDS encoding urocanate hydratase, translated as MTFQDQIRQGIPAELPQPKPYDTSINHAPKRKEILTDEEKKLALKNALRYFEPKFHAELLPEFREELEKYGRIYMYRFRPDYEMKARDIAEYPGKSEQAKAIMLMIQNNLDYAVAQHPHELITYGGNGAVFSNWAQYLLTMKYLSEMTDEQTLTMYSGHPMGLFPSHKDAPRVVVTNGMMIPNYSKPDDWEKFNALGVTQYGQMTAGSYMYIGPQGIVHGTTITVLNAFRKINKEPKGGLFVTSGLGGMSGAQPKAGNIAGCVTVIAEVNPKITKIRHDQNWVNEIHEDLDELVARVRKAQENKEAVSLAYLGNVVNVWEKFDEENLRIDIGSDQTSLHNPWAGGYYPVDVTFEESNAMMAENPELFKGKVQETLRRHASAINRHTAKGTYFFDYGNAFLLEASRAGADVMAAKPTLGREFRYPSYVQDIMGPMCFDYGFGPFRWVCTSGKPEDLKKTDEIACRVLEEIIKNSPEEIQQQMKDNITWIKGAQDNNLVVGSQARILYADAEGRMKIAEAFNKAIASGEIGAVVLGRDHHDVSGTDSPYRETSNIYDGSRFTADMAIHNVIGDSFRGATWVSIHNGGGVGWGEVINGGFGMLLDGSADADRKLKSMLFWDVNNGISRRSWARNEGAVFAIKRAMEAEPNLKVTLPNFVDESLF; from the coding sequence ATGACCTTTCAGGATCAAATCAGACAGGGGATTCCCGCCGAACTTCCTCAGCCAAAGCCTTACGATACATCCATTAATCACGCGCCGAAACGCAAAGAAATTCTGACCGACGAAGAGAAAAAACTCGCGCTGAAAAATGCTTTACGTTATTTCGAACCGAAATTCCATGCAGAATTATTGCCGGAATTCAGGGAAGAACTGGAAAAATATGGCAGGATTTATATGTACCGTTTCCGTCCGGATTACGAGATGAAAGCGAGAGACATTGCAGAGTATCCCGGAAAATCTGAACAGGCCAAAGCCATCATGCTGATGATTCAGAACAACCTGGATTATGCCGTAGCACAACATCCACACGAACTGATCACGTATGGTGGAAACGGAGCCGTGTTCTCGAACTGGGCGCAATATCTTCTGACGATGAAGTATCTGTCTGAAATGACGGATGAACAGACCTTAACCATGTATTCCGGGCATCCGATGGGGTTGTTCCCCTCGCATAAAGACGCCCCGAGAGTCGTGGTGACGAACGGCATGATGATCCCGAATTATTCCAAACCCGACGACTGGGAAAAATTTAACGCGTTGGGTGTGACACAGTACGGACAGATGACCGCCGGAAGCTATATGTACATCGGTCCGCAGGGAATTGTACACGGGACAACGATTACGGTTCTGAATGCTTTCAGAAAAATCAATAAAGAACCCAAAGGCGGGTTGTTTGTAACTTCAGGTTTGGGCGGAATGTCTGGAGCTCAGCCAAAAGCTGGAAATATCGCAGGTTGCGTTACCGTCATTGCAGAAGTGAATCCGAAGATTACAAAAATTCGTCACGATCAAAATTGGGTCAACGAAATCCATGAAGATCTGGATGAACTGGTTGCAAGAGTGCGAAAAGCGCAGGAAAATAAAGAAGCGGTTTCGCTGGCTTACCTCGGAAATGTGGTGAACGTCTGGGAGAAATTTGATGAAGAAAATTTAAGGATCGATATTGGTTCAGACCAGACTTCGCTTCACAATCCGTGGGCGGGCGGTTATTATCCGGTTGATGTGACCTTTGAAGAATCCAATGCGATGATGGCAGAAAACCCTGAATTATTCAAAGGAAAAGTTCAGGAAACCTTGCGAAGACACGCTTCAGCCATCAACAGACACACCGCGAAAGGAACCTACTTTTTCGATTACGGGAATGCTTTTTTGCTGGAAGCATCAAGAGCCGGAGCTGATGTCATGGCAGCAAAACCGACTTTGGGGAGAGAGTTCAGATATCCTTCCTACGTGCAGGATATTATGGGACCGATGTGTTTTGATTATGGTTTCGGGCCGTTCCGTTGGGTCTGCACGAGCGGAAAACCTGAAGATTTAAAGAAAACAGACGAAATTGCCTGCCGGGTTTTGGAGGAAATTATTAAAAATTCTCCCGAGGAAATTCAGCAGCAGATGAAAGATAATATCACATGGATCAAAGGCGCTCAGGATAACAATCTGGTCGTGGGTTCGCAGGCGAGGATTCTATATGCCGATGCGGAAGGAAGAATGAAAATCGCCGAAGCCTTCAATAAAGCGATTGCCAGCGGAGAGATCGGCGCGGTGGTTTTGGGCAGAGACCATCACGATGTTTCGGGGACGGATTCGCCGTACAGAGAGACTTCCAACATATATGACGGGTCGAGATTTACGGCAGATATGGCGATTCACAACGTAATCGGCGACAGTTTCCGTGGGGCGACCTGGGTGAGTATTCACAACGGTGGTGGCGTTGGCTGGGGCGAAGTCATCAACGGTGGTTTCGGGATGTTGCTCGATGGAAGCGCCGATGCCGACAGAAAATTAAAATCAATGCTGTTCTGGGACGTGAACAACGGCATTTCCCGTCGAAGCTGGGCAAGGAATGAGGGCGCCGTTTTCGCCATCAAGAGAGCCATGGAAGCCGAACCGAATCTGAAAGTGACGCTGCCGAATTTTGTGGATGAGAGTCTTTTTTAA
- a CDS encoding endonuclease domain-containing protein, which yields MPEKRILTHINGVIIYRNFVENLPYNPLLVPLTKKKRKAGILSEVLFWQQVRNHNFHRIDFDRQRIIGNYIVDFYVKTLGLVVEIDGFSHGTKQEYDAVRTAFMEKLGLKVFRITDWDVKQNLAVAMKDLEDFIIANYSAP from the coding sequence ATGCCTGAAAAACGAATACTCACTCACATCAATGGCGTCATCATTTATCGGAACTTCGTGGAAAACCTTCCTTATAATCCCCTTCTGGTACCATTAACAAAGAAAAAAAGAAAGGCAGGAATCTTATCTGAGGTATTATTCTGGCAACAAGTGCGAAACCACAATTTTCATCGTATCGATTTTGACAGGCAGCGTATCATCGGTAATTATATCGTTGATTTTTATGTAAAAACCTTAGGACTGGTAGTTGAGATCGATGGTTTTAGTCACGGTACAAAGCAGGAATATGACGCTGTACGGACAGCTTTTATGGAAAAACTGGGTCTAAAGGTTTTCCGCATCACCGACTGGGATGTAAAGCAAAACTTAGCGGTTGCGATGAAAGATCTGGAGGACTTTATCATTGCGAATTACAGTGCGCCTTAG